The Candidatus Delongbacteria bacterium genome contains the following window.
CGTGCCGATCGGATCGTCCAGGTTCAGGCGGCCCTGCTCCACCAGCGCCAGCACGCCGACCGCCGTGAACTGCTTGGTGATCGATCCCAGCCGGAAGCGGGTGTCCGGGGCGTTGGGAATCCCCCACTCCAGGTTGGCGCTGCCGTAGCCCCGGCTGAGCCAGACGCTGTCCCCGCGCGCCACCAGCACGGCGCCCATGAACTCGCCGCTGTCCACGTAGCTGCGCACGATCTCGTCCAGGCGGGCGAGGTCCGGCCGAGCCTGGGCGGCGCCGGACAACAGGAGCAGCAGGCCGGCGGCGGCCGGCAGCAGCCGACGACGGAGGCTGGCGCGGAGGGTGCGAAGCGGTGCGGACATGCTGACTCCCCTGATTCGGTTTGTCGGGTTGGAGTCCGGCGGCGCGGCTTGTGTTACAACGACCTCTACCAATAGGTCTCCACGTGGATCTGGCCGGGCTGCTGCTTGGTGTGCCGCGTGAAGCCCTCCGCCGTCAGGGTGAGCAGGAGGGTCTCCACCATGGCGGGATTGCCGCAGAGGAAGACGTGCGTGTCCGCCGGCGTCGGCTCGAAGCCCCAGCTCTCGGCCAGCGTGCCCCGGGTCCAGAGGTCCTGGACGTAGCCGGACTCGCCGGCCCAGCGGCTGCTCTCGTCCCCCGGCCGGCTGACGATGGGCAGGTAGGTGAAGTTGGAGCACATGCGCTTCAGGGTCATCAACTCGCTGCGGTAGCCCAGGTCCCAGGAGTGGCGCGCGCCATGCAGCACGGCCATCCGGCGCGTGCCGCCGCAGACCAGCGTGGAGCGCAGCATGCTCATGTAGGGCGCCAGTCCCGTGCCCGTGGAGACGAGCACGATGTGCTGGTCCGCGGGGACTTCCGCCAGGGTGAACATGCCGCTGAACTTGGGCGAGAGCCAGAGGCGGTCGCCGCGGTTCAGGGCGAAGAGCCGCGGCGTCAGCGCCCCGGAGGGCACCAGCACCACGTAGAATTCGAGGAACTCGCGCATCACGGAAGAGGAGGCGATGGAGTAGGCGCGCTTGATCAGGCGCTCCGGCTCGACGGGCTCCTCGTCGGGCTCGCTGGTGACACAGCGGATGGCGCTGCCCGGCAAGGCCAGCACGCCGAACTGGCCGGGCTGGAACTCCGCCGGCTCCCAGCCGTCGGGCACCACGCGCAGGATGGCCAGGCCGGGCGAGACTTCGATGTGCTGGGCCAGGGTGGCGTTCAATTCGACGGCCATGGGTGGATCTCCGGTTGGAGCGGGTTCCCGGCCGTTGGCGTCCGGGAGTCCGCCGTGAAGGTCATTGCTTCGGGGGCCGGCGCGAGGCCACCAGGCCGAACAGGCCGCCGGCCGCCAGCGCCGCCAGGGCGATCACGCCCGCCTGCCGGCTGAGGGCGTTGGGGCCGCGCTGGGGATGCCGGATCCAGGCGAACAGCATCATGAGCAGGAAGAAGAGGACCGAGAAGCCCAGCCCCGCGCCCAGCCACCGGCGGCCGCGGGAAGGATGGCGGGAGGGCGTGCTGTTCATGGGTGCCGCTGCCTCGTGCTGGGGGCCGCAGGGCCGGGTGGTCCACTCAGGAGCAAGATGGGAGTGCGCGGGCGTCCATGCAGGAATTTTCCCGCCGGGACACAAGCCGCCCTGCGGCGGAGGAAAGGTCGTTCGGTGGAGATTTCTCTTGCGGCGGGAACATTTGTTCAGTAGCATGTGAACAAAACCCCGGAGGTCCCATGAGCCCGCGTGGCGCCAACGACAACCTCACCAGTCGGCAGGAAGAGGTGCTGGACTATCTGCGCCAGGCCCTGGAGAAGGGTGGCGCGCCGCCCAGCTACCGCGAACTGGGCGAGCGCTTCGGCATCAAATCCACCAACGGGGTCAAGGTCCTGCTGGACGCCCTGGAGCGGAAGGGCTACCTGCAGCGCGTGGCCGGCCGGGCCCGGGCCCTGGAGCTGACCACCTCGGCGCTCACTGACCGCCGGGACCTGGAACTCAGCGTGCGCAGCGTGCCGCTGCTGGGGCGCGTGGCGGCCGGCGAGCCCATCCTGGCGGTGGAGCACGTGGAGGACATGCTGCAGGTGGACGCCCAGCTGCTGCGCGGCGAAGAGAATTTCGCCCTGGAGGTGCGCGGGGACAGCATGGTGGAGGCGGGCATCCTGGACGGGGATCTGGTCTTCGCCCAGGTGCAGGACTCGGCCCGGGCCGGCGACATGGTGGTGGCCCTCATCGGGGAGGAGGCCACCGTCAAGTTCTACTTCCCGGAACAGGAGCGCGTCCGACTGCAGCCGGCCAACCCCCGCTACGAGCCCATTTTCGTGGAGCCCGCCAGCCCGGAGTTCCGCATCGCAGGCAAGGTGGTCGGGTTGATGCGCCGCTATCGGTAGGTGAAGCATGCGTTACGAGGAGATCGGGGATCCCATCGAGGTGATCACCCTGTTCCGCAACGGGACCATGAGTCCCCTGCGGTTCCGCTGGAAGAACCACGTCTACAAAGTCAGCCGGGTGAACGGCGGCTGGGTGAGCGACGAGGGCTACAACCGGCGCAAGCATTTCGCGGTCTGCGCCGAGGGGCCGGACGTCTACGAGTTGTGCTACGCCATCGAAAGCCAGCACTGGGAACTGACTCGTGTCTGTCTGGTGGGCTGAGCGGCCGGAACGGGGCGACAGGAATCAGGGAGCAAGGGAAAGGGTGTGGAGATGGACTACAAACCGCAGGACTACAACAGCCTGTCACCCTATCTGGTGGTGGCGGACGCCCAGGCACTGATCGACTTTGTGCAGGGCGTGCTGGACGGGGTGGAGCTCGCCCGCCACACGGCCCCGGACGGCCGCATCCAGCATGCGGCTCTGCGCATCGACGACAGCGTGCTGATGCTGGGGGAGGCGCAGCCGGAGTGGCCGCCGCTCCCCGCCCACCTGCATGTCTACGTCCCGGACGTGGACGAGACCTATCGGCGGGCACTGGCTGCGGGAGCCCAATCGCTGCAGGAGCCGGTGGCGGCCGGCGACGGGGACAAGCGTGGCGGCGTGCTGGATGCCAACGGCATCTCCTGGTGGTTCGGGACCCAGGTACCGTGACGGCGAAACCCGCTGGTGAAGCCGCTGCCGGTAGATGAAACGCCGCGGGCTGATGGATCCGGCCCTGCCGGGGTCCGGCCCACTGGACAAATCGAACAAGTGGTGTCAGGCACCGTGCCAGACACCATCCAGGCGGAGGGCACCATGGAGCGCTGCTACCTCCATGTGGACATGGACGCCTTCTTCGCCGCCGTGGAGCAGCGGGACAACCCCGCCCTGCGCGGCCGCGGGGTGGTGATCGGCGGCGGACCGCCGCCCTGGGGCAAAGAGGGCCGCCAACTGAGCGCCCGCAGCTGCGAGGACGCCCAGTCGCCGGAGGCG
Protein-coding sequences here:
- the lexA gene encoding transcriptional repressor LexA is translated as MSPRGANDNLTSRQEEVLDYLRQALEKGGAPPSYRELGERFGIKSTNGVKVLLDALERKGYLQRVAGRARALELTTSALTDRRDLELSVRSVPLLGRVAAGEPILAVEHVEDMLQVDAQLLRGEENFALEVRGDSMVEAGILDGDLVFAQVQDSARAGDMVVALIGEEATVKFYFPEQERVRLQPANPRYEPIFVEPASPEFRIAGKVVGLMRRYR
- a CDS encoding VOC family protein, whose amino-acid sequence is MDYKPQDYNSLSPYLVVADAQALIDFVQGVLDGVELARHTAPDGRIQHAALRIDDSVLMLGEAQPEWPPLPAHLHVYVPDVDETYRRALAAGAQSLQEPVAAGDGDKRGGVLDANGISWWFGTQVP
- a CDS encoding ferredoxin--NADP reductase, with protein sequence MAVELNATLAQHIEVSPGLAILRVVPDGWEPAEFQPGQFGVLALPGSAIRCVTSEPDEEPVEPERLIKRAYSIASSSVMREFLEFYVVLVPSGALTPRLFALNRGDRLWLSPKFSGMFTLAEVPADQHIVLVSTGTGLAPYMSMLRSTLVCGGTRRMAVLHGARHSWDLGYRSELMTLKRMCSNFTYLPIVSRPGDESSRWAGESGYVQDLWTRGTLAESWGFEPTPADTHVFLCGNPAMVETLLLTLTAEGFTRHTKQQPGQIHVETYW